Genomic window (Cellulosilyticum lentocellum DSM 5427):
CTTCGAAAAACAAACTTGTTTTTTCTGTAACTAATACAGGCCCTGGTATTCCTGTAGAACATCACAATAAAATCTTTGAGCGCTTTTACCGTGTAGACCCTTCTAGGGCCCGCGAAACTGGCGGGTATGGACTAGGCTTATCTATTGCTAAATCTATTGTTACCCAACATGCAGGTAGCATTGAAGTACAAAGTACCTTAGAAGGTCCTACTACTTTCTTAGTGATTCTTCCTATGAAGTAAAGCTTTCAAATAAACTGATTCATCATAATAACCCCAAGTAAACAATTGGCACCTTGCTTCTTGTATACTTGGGGTTATTATTTTATTTCATCTTGATAGGTATATCTAATTTAAACGTTGTGCCTTTTTCATAAATAGACTCTACTTTTAATTTGATGCCCATGGTATAAGCTAAAGATTCTAATAAACTTAAGCCGATGCCACTTCCTTCAATGCCTGCTGCCCTTACTTCACCACTTCGATAAAAGCGTTCAAAGATATGAGGGAGTTCTTCTTTTTTTATTCCTATTCCTGTATCGCTTACAACAATCTGAAGACTTTTATCACTTTTAGGTATCACACTTAAATGAATTTCATCTCCAGCCTGAGTATATTTCAAGGCATTTTCAATGAGTATGCTGACACACCTTTTCACCTTTATCTGATCCCAATAAACTTGTATCGGCTGCCCTGTCTCCGTAAAATGTAGTTTCTTTTCTTGCAATTCACCATAATCTTCATAAAAGCTGTAAATCCCCTTCAGAAAGGTGTTTACTTCAAATGTTGATAGCTCCAGTTTACCGCCTACATCTTCCTTTGACATCAAAAATAAATCACTATTTAACTTTTCTAGTCCTCTGAGTTCCTCCATCATCTGTGAGAGCTCTTCGAAATGTGCCTCTATCGTTTCATTGTTATGTCTCGCTAATAACTCAAGTCTTCCTTTCATAATCGCTAGCGGTGTCCTCATTTCATGAGAAGCATGTTGAATAAACATCACTTGTTTATCATAAGCTCTTTTAAGTGGCTTTAAAGTAATAGTTGCTAAATAGTACCCAAGCCCTAGTACAATAAAAATAACAATCCCTCCAGCCATTAACAAAGCTAAACGTAGTTCTTTTGCTTTCATGACTTCTGTATCTACATTTAAAAGTAATTCTACTCTCAAATCTTGCGTAGAAAAGGTAATGCCTCTATAGGTATGTCCATCATCCTTAAGGGTTACTATCTTATCTTGTGAGCCTGCTGGAAACTGTGGGTATGGATTGGAACCTACATAAGGGTGAGGACTCCCTTTTATCAAAACATCTTGTTTCCACACAAAGCTAATGAGATTTTGTGCAAGTGGAACTGGCATAACCACTTCCGTTACCTGATCTTC
Coding sequences:
- a CDS encoding sensor histidine kinase, with amino-acid sequence MQTKNIFRQTRRRIVVTSLEIVIGVLIIFAIVTSSIFDRNLYRSIDQQLLTHKNMTINDIKVILKEDQVTEVVMPVPLAQNLISFVWKQDVLIKGSPHPYVGSNPYPQFPAGSQDKIVTLKDDGHTYRGITFSTQDLRVELLLNVDTEVMKAKELRLALLMAGGIVIFIVLGLGYYLATITLKPLKRAYDKQVMFIQHASHEMRTPLAIMKGRLELLARHNNETIEAHFEELSQMMEELRGLEKLNSDLFLMSKEDVGGKLELSTFEVNTFLKGIYSFYEDYGELQEKKLHFTETGQPIQVYWDQIKVKRCVSILIENALKYTQAGDEIHLSVIPKSDKSLQIVVSDTGIGIKKEELPHIFERFYRSGEVRAAGIEGSGIGLSLLESLAYTMGIKLKVESIYEKGTTFKLDIPIKMK